A DNA window from Desulfovulcanus ferrireducens contains the following coding sequences:
- the cooS gene encoding anaerobic carbon-monoxide dehydrogenase catalytic subunit — MEKKGMYAERSYDPAAQEMLKLAEEKGYETVWERLKAQSPHCKFGVSGVCCKNCVMGPCRITPKSPEGVCGATADIIVARNLVRAIAAGSAAHSDHGRPLAGTLKEVAEGKNKDYQIKDVNKLRNIASKLGLDTGADVEALAKAVAEVAMRDYGKQDEDPLQFLLSYAPKKRLDRWQNLEKFLSENTGKKMGVLPRSIDREVVDIMHRTTMGVDNDTVSLLIQGVRAALADGWGGSLIGTEIQDVLFGTPTVKKIMANLGVIDPDYVNVIAHGHEPILSEKIVEVAQSEEMQKLAQKYGAKGVNVVGMCCTGNELLMRQGIPAAGNTLHQELAVMTGAVEAVVVDVQCIFPALGRLVECFHTKFISTSEQAKFPGSLHIQFEEDKATEVAKEIVKTAIEAFPKRDKDRVSIPAYKTEAVVGFTTENIISALGGSPKPLVDAIVSGKIKGVVGIVGCNNPKIKQDYNHITIAKELVKKDILVIGTGCWAIACAKGGLMRLEAQELAGEGLKEVCKALNIPPVLHMGSCVDCSRMLSLAGGLADYLEVDISDLPLVGSAPEWMAEKAVSIGTYFVASGIPVHLWPMPPITGSETVVKILTEDIKDLLGGYFFVEEDPVKAAERMEEIIMDKRKALNI; from the coding sequence ATGGAAAAAAAGGGGATGTATGCCGAAAGGAGTTATGATCCGGCCGCACAGGAAATGTTGAAGTTGGCAGAAGAGAAAGGTTACGAAACGGTTTGGGAAAGACTAAAAGCGCAGTCCCCTCACTGTAAGTTCGGGGTAAGTGGGGTGTGTTGTAAAAATTGTGTCATGGGGCCTTGCCGGATTACACCGAAGAGTCCTGAGGGCGTTTGCGGGGCAACAGCGGATATCATCGTGGCCAGAAATTTGGTCAGGGCTATTGCCGCAGGCTCTGCTGCTCATTCCGATCATGGTCGGCCTTTAGCCGGTACCCTTAAAGAAGTGGCTGAGGGTAAAAACAAAGATTATCAAATTAAGGATGTGAATAAGCTAAGGAACATTGCAAGTAAGCTAGGTCTTGATACTGGTGCAGATGTTGAAGCTTTGGCCAAGGCGGTAGCTGAAGTAGCGATGAGGGATTATGGTAAGCAAGATGAAGACCCACTACAATTTCTTCTATCTTATGCCCCTAAGAAGAGGCTCGATCGTTGGCAAAATTTAGAGAAGTTTTTGTCTGAAAACACAGGCAAGAAAATGGGAGTATTGCCACGCAGTATTGACAGAGAAGTCGTAGATATCATGCATAGAACAACTATGGGTGTAGATAATGATACGGTATCCCTTTTGATTCAAGGTGTGCGTGCCGCTTTAGCTGACGGTTGGGGTGGTTCTCTTATTGGGACCGAAATTCAGGATGTCCTTTTTGGTACACCCACAGTAAAGAAAATTATGGCTAATTTGGGTGTAATAGATCCGGATTATGTCAATGTTATTGCCCATGGACATGAGCCTATTTTATCCGAGAAAATAGTAGAAGTAGCGCAATCAGAAGAGATGCAGAAGTTGGCTCAAAAATATGGGGCTAAAGGTGTGAACGTTGTAGGTATGTGTTGTACCGGGAACGAACTATTAATGCGTCAGGGTATACCTGCTGCTGGGAATACTTTACATCAAGAACTAGCTGTAATGACTGGAGCAGTGGAAGCTGTGGTTGTCGATGTACAATGTATTTTCCCTGCCCTGGGACGTTTAGTTGAGTGTTTTCATACAAAATTTATTTCAACAAGTGAGCAGGCTAAGTTTCCAGGTTCTCTACATATTCAATTTGAGGAAGACAAGGCCACAGAAGTGGCGAAAGAAATTGTTAAAACAGCCATAGAGGCTTTTCCTAAGCGTGATAAAGACAGAGTATCAATACCTGCATATAAAACTGAAGCAGTTGTTGGATTCACCACTGAAAATATAATCAGTGCTTTAGGTGGTAGTCCTAAACCCCTGGTTGATGCAATAGTCAGCGGCAAAATTAAAGGTGTAGTTGGTATTGTTGGGTGCAATAATCCAAAAATAAAACAAGATTACAATCATATAACTATTGCTAAGGAGTTAGTTAAAAAAGATATTCTGGTCATTGGCACTGGCTGTTGGGCTATTGCTTGTGCCAAGGGGGGGCTGATGCGTTTGGAAGCGCAGGAGCTGGCAGGTGAAGGTTTAAAAGAAGTCTGCAAAGCACTTAATATACCCCCTGTTTTGCACATGGGTTCCTGTGTTGATTGTTCACGTATGCTGTCTTTGGCTGGTGGGCTTGCTGATTATTTAGAAGTTGATATTTCTGATTTACCTTTAGTTGGGTCAGCCCCTGAATGGATGGCAGAGAAAGCAGTTTCAATAGGAACATATTTCGTTGCTTCTGGAATTCCAGTGCATCTTTGGCCCATGCCGCCAATTACAGGAAGTGAGACTGTGGTGAAAATTTTAACAGAAGATATAAAAGATCTTCTTGGTGGTTATTTCTTTGTCGAGGAGGATCCAGTGAAGGCAGCTGAGAGAATGGAAGAGATTATTATGGATAAAAGGAAGGCATTGAATATTTAA
- a CDS encoding AAA family ATPase, with product MSKKFKDEIKSLRKEKGTSGFKVIVTGKGGAGKTTTTALLSQAFINRGYKVLAVDEDPQMNLPFALGYPPNQVKELVPLSQNADYIEEKTGARPGESWGGFLRLNPPVEDVVDRFGVSLNSNLSCLVMGTIRKPATGCLCPENALLDAVVKHVSLRRDELILMDTQAGVEHFGRALAEGFSQCLVVTDATFNSMSVAIHASDLARDIGIKHIHLVLNRIDGEKTKQRALDLLAHFGKKETDFSSVVILPREEQILDFEPAVINLYSSCPESPFVRAIEEMAESLEKYER from the coding sequence GTGAGTAAAAAGTTTAAGGATGAGATTAAATCTTTGAGGAAAGAGAAAGGCACTTCTGGTTTTAAAGTAATTGTTACCGGAAAGGGCGGAGCAGGAAAAACAACCACAACCGCCTTACTTTCTCAGGCTTTTATTAATCGAGGGTATAAAGTACTTGCAGTAGATGAAGATCCCCAGATGAACTTGCCTTTTGCCTTAGGCTATCCGCCAAACCAAGTTAAGGAATTGGTACCACTAAGTCAAAATGCAGATTATATAGAAGAAAAGACAGGAGCCAGGCCAGGTGAAAGTTGGGGTGGATTTTTAAGATTAAACCCTCCGGTAGAAGATGTCGTGGATAGGTTTGGTGTCTCCCTTAATAGTAACTTGAGTTGTCTAGTCATGGGGACAATAAGAAAACCCGCCACAGGCTGTTTATGTCCGGAAAATGCATTGTTGGATGCTGTGGTCAAGCATGTATCTCTTAGACGAGATGAGTTGATCCTTATGGATACCCAGGCAGGTGTTGAGCATTTTGGGCGTGCATTGGCCGAGGGATTTTCACAATGTTTAGTAGTTACTGATGCGACATTTAACTCTATGTCAGTGGCCATCCATGCATCAGACCTAGCCAGAGACATTGGCATTAAGCATATTCACCTTGTGCTCAACCGAATCGATGGGGAAAAGACAAAACAACGAGCGCTGGATTTACTAGCGCACTTTGGAAAAAAAGAAACCGATTTTAGCTCAGTAGTTATTTTACCTAGAGAAGAGCAAATTTTGGATTTTGAACCTGCTGTTATAAACCTCTACTCTTCTTGCCCAGAATCTCCTTTTGTCCGGGCTATTGAAGAAATGGCTGAAAGTCTGGAAAAGTACGAAAGGTAG
- the tmcD gene encoding electron transfer complex subunit TmcD: MTHEWDWEPGEKIVADLGQWSAQFEWTEEPQVSPDGEKIAAVVNTGSYEFDVCINNDLWGTTYERIWYLRYAPDGRLTALISDMGEYTICVDGTPWEERFSFIWDTKFSEESGSIAAAVQNDMRYGVVLNGRPWEQMFDNANQFILSADGQKTAAVVQTISLGQAEIFKFQEGCFTVAVDGKPWERNFVNAWTPTFDAKGKHVAAQVRTTLYDYTIAVDGQPWSKTFSCVWEPRFNPVNRSVVAPVRIDGKWGLALDEQILWQAKFVQLWHQQFSPDGEQIAAIVAPKFGQWTVALDGIPWKSRFNDLVTDMVYSPNGKRIAALGKNGQKWFVVVDDHVWNKAYDMVWKPVFSPDSEHVAVKVELGKRYTIAIDGIEYNEDFDAVWEPVFSPDSKKLMIRAVKGEKYYRIIVPVEDIKK; encoded by the coding sequence ATGACGCATGAATGGGATTGGGAACCAGGGGAAAAAATTGTCGCTGACCTTGGGCAATGGTCAGCGCAATTTGAGTGGACAGAGGAACCGCAGGTTAGTCCTGATGGCGAAAAGATAGCTGCAGTTGTAAATACTGGAAGCTACGAGTTCGATGTATGCATAAATAATGATCTCTGGGGTACTACTTATGAAAGGATATGGTACCTCCGCTATGCTCCTGACGGAAGGCTAACTGCGCTGATTTCAGACATGGGAGAATATACTATTTGTGTGGATGGAACGCCATGGGAGGAGCGATTTTCCTTTATATGGGACACAAAGTTTAGCGAGGAGAGTGGGAGCATAGCCGCAGCAGTGCAAAATGATATGCGATATGGTGTGGTCTTAAATGGGAGACCATGGGAACAGATGTTTGATAATGCCAACCAGTTTATTCTGAGCGCTGATGGACAAAAGACTGCTGCCGTGGTCCAGACCATCTCTCTGGGACAGGCAGAGATTTTTAAATTTCAGGAAGGATGCTTTACTGTGGCTGTTGATGGTAAACCGTGGGAACGAAATTTTGTCAATGCTTGGACCCCTACTTTTGATGCCAAGGGAAAGCATGTTGCAGCCCAGGTGAGAACAACACTTTATGACTATACAATAGCAGTGGACGGACAACCCTGGTCCAAGACTTTTTCCTGCGTGTGGGAACCAAGGTTTAATCCTGTAAACAGGTCAGTCGTTGCTCCTGTTAGAATTGACGGTAAATGGGGGCTGGCTCTGGATGAACAAATTTTATGGCAGGCAAAGTTTGTTCAACTCTGGCATCAGCAATTCAGCCCTGACGGGGAACAAATTGCCGCTATAGTAGCTCCTAAATTTGGACAATGGACAGTGGCCCTGGATGGAATTCCCTGGAAGAGCCGATTTAATGACCTTGTTACGGATATGGTTTACAGTCCGAACGGCAAGAGAATAGCTGCTTTGGGCAAAAATGGTCAAAAATGGTTTGTTGTTGTAGATGATCACGTCTGGAATAAGGCCTATGATATGGTTTGGAAGCCAGTGTTTAGTCCTGATAGTGAGCATGTGGCAGTTAAGGTTGAACTTGGTAAGCGTTATACCATTGCTATTGATGGGATCGAGTACAATGAGGATTTTGATGCTGTATGGGAACCTGTTTTCAGCCCGGACAGCAAGAAGCTAATGATCAGAGCCGTTAAGGGTGAGAAATATTACCGTATTATTGTTCCGGTAGAAGACATCAAAAAATAA
- the tmcC gene encoding TmcC family electron transfer complex membrane anchor subunit yields MHGIYNFITGPLAWVSWSIFILGILYRLANITLSAKKRDGVVLNYFNLKYALRSILHWMIPFGSVNMRKHPIMTIVSFSFHISLLVAPIFLLAHVILWEEFFGISFWTIPDKVADIMTVVVIAGCLFFAVRRIIIKEVKFVTSPSDYLLLVLVASPFVFGFLAYHQWFDYQLMLILHILSGEILLALIPFTRLVHMVFAPLVRAYTGSEFGGVRHARDW; encoded by the coding sequence ATGCACGGAATTTATAATTTTATTACCGGACCTTTGGCCTGGGTTTCTTGGTCAATATTTATTTTAGGTATTTTATACCGGTTGGCAAATATAACGCTCTCTGCAAAAAAAAGAGATGGTGTAGTATTAAATTATTTTAATTTAAAATACGCTTTACGGTCAATACTGCATTGGATGATTCCTTTTGGTTCAGTAAATATGCGCAAGCATCCAATTATGACTATTGTATCCTTCTCTTTTCACATAAGCTTACTTGTTGCTCCGATTTTTCTACTTGCTCACGTAATACTGTGGGAAGAATTTTTTGGGATTAGTTTTTGGACTATTCCAGATAAAGTCGCAGACATAATGACTGTAGTGGTTATTGCTGGTTGTCTATTTTTTGCTGTACGCAGAATAATTATAAAGGAAGTAAAATTTGTTACTTCACCTTCAGATTATCTTTTACTGGTTTTAGTTGCGTCTCCATTTGTATTTGGCTTTTTGGCTTATCATCAATGGTTTGATTATCAATTGATGCTTATTTTGCATATTCTTTCGGGAGAAATACTTTTGGCTCTCATTCCTTTTACTCGTCTTGTACACATGGTTTTTGCTCCTTTAGTCAGGGCATATACCGGATCTGAATTTGGGGGAGTGAGACATGCCCGGGATTGGTAG
- the tmcB gene encoding electron transfer complex ferredoxin TmcB, whose translation MNKETSNKSREIVDEGLIAGVRKLTPARIEKVINQVLKKETGARLEAYINTCVHCGLCSEACHYFLSHDRDPVYSPVGKVKQTIWEILKHKGKVSTGTILKAARIAYTECNLCKRCSMYCPFGIDIAYMISIMRRICHRLGVTPQYIQDTAHSHSATMNQMWVKDDEWIDSLQWQEDEARDEIPNLRIPLEKEGADVLYSVIGPEPKFRTQLIYQAAVIMNEAGVDWTMPATPGWDNSDMAMFTGDYELMGRLKRLHFETAMRLKVKRIVMGECGHAYRSVYDTGNRWLGWKDMPIPIIHAVQFYWELLNEGKLKVAKKFEEPVTFHDPCNIVRGMGLHEKAREVVKAFCKDFVEMYPNREHNYCCCAGGGVINCGPPFKMTRITGNRIKAEQLKATGVKVVIAPCHNCHGGLDDIIHHYGLGMELKFLGDIIYECMEKPNAV comes from the coding sequence ATGAATAAGGAAACAAGCAACAAAAGCCGGGAAATTGTGGATGAAGGATTGATTGCCGGTGTTCGAAAACTTACTCCTGCGCGAATTGAGAAGGTTATAAACCAGGTTTTAAAGAAGGAAACAGGAGCAAGGCTTGAGGCATATATCAATACTTGCGTACATTGTGGCCTTTGCTCAGAAGCCTGTCATTATTTTCTTTCTCATGACAGAGACCCTGTATATTCTCCTGTGGGAAAAGTTAAGCAGACCATCTGGGAGATTTTAAAGCATAAAGGAAAAGTAAGTACAGGTACTATATTAAAGGCAGCCAGGATTGCCTACACCGAGTGCAATCTCTGTAAACGCTGCTCTATGTATTGTCCATTCGGCATTGATATAGCTTACATGATAAGCATTATGAGACGTATTTGTCATCGCCTGGGAGTAACACCTCAATATATTCAGGATACAGCGCACAGTCACTCGGCAACCATGAATCAAATGTGGGTCAAAGATGACGAATGGATAGATAGCCTCCAATGGCAAGAGGATGAAGCCAGGGACGAGATTCCCAATTTGCGTATCCCTTTAGAAAAGGAAGGAGCGGATGTTTTATACTCGGTCATTGGACCAGAGCCCAAGTTTCGTACCCAGCTTATTTATCAGGCGGCAGTAATCATGAACGAGGCTGGTGTGGATTGGACAATGCCTGCCACACCTGGCTGGGACAACAGCGATATGGCCATGTTTACGGGGGATTACGAACTCATGGGAAGGCTAAAACGTTTGCATTTTGAAACTGCAATGCGCTTGAAGGTAAAACGGATAGTCATGGGTGAGTGTGGTCATGCTTACAGGTCTGTATATGATACTGGAAATCGCTGGCTTGGTTGGAAAGATATGCCTATACCTATTATTCATGCTGTTCAATTTTACTGGGAACTACTTAATGAAGGGAAACTAAAGGTGGCCAAAAAATTTGAGGAACCCGTAACCTTTCATGACCCCTGTAATATTGTCCGGGGAATGGGTTTGCATGAAAAAGCCAGAGAAGTAGTCAAGGCTTTCTGTAAAGATTTTGTAGAGATGTACCCGAACAGGGAGCATAATTATTGCTGTTGTGCAGGGGGAGGGGTGATCAATTGCGGCCCTCCATTTAAAATGACCAGAATTACAGGAAATAGGATCAAGGCTGAGCAACTCAAGGCAACCGGAGTAAAGGTAGTTATTGCACCTTGCCATAATTGTCATGGTGGGCTTGATGATATCATCCATCATTATGGTCTTGGTATGGAACTTAAGTTTCTGGGGGATATAATCTACGAATGTATGGAAAAACCGAACGCTGTCTAA
- the tmcA gene encoding acidic tetraheme cytochrome c3 TmcA, translating to MMTKKSFFYAIILLGIVFSVGPVFSQVEEPLLLGQDFQPRQRPGVIFDHDAHNEKAGIEDCNVCHHVYRDGKLVPDESSEDQKCSDCHKQKSSDGGTPLMKAYHERCKGCHVKEKKGPITCGECHKRVKK from the coding sequence ATGATGACAAAAAAGAGTTTTTTTTATGCGATTATCTTGCTGGGCATTGTATTTTCTGTAGGACCTGTCTTTTCACAGGTTGAAGAACCTCTTTTGCTGGGACAGGACTTTCAGCCAAGACAAAGACCTGGAGTTATTTTTGATCATGATGCCCACAATGAAAAGGCCGGAATCGAGGACTGTAATGTATGTCATCACGTATATAGAGATGGCAAACTTGTCCCGGATGAATCATCAGAGGATCAAAAGTGCTCGGATTGTCATAAACAAAAGAGCAGTGATGGCGGCACACCACTTATGAAGGCCTACCATGAGCGATGTAAAGGTTGTCATGTAAAAGAGAAAAAAGGCCCTATTACCTGTGGAGAATGTCACAAGAGAGTTAAAAAATAA
- a CDS encoding 4Fe-4S binding protein: MIKKSRFIIRAIFFAIMFVAIIKYIYFVNTGHGRSDIIEILCPIGGFYSLVMWFKTGFVDHIHPAGMIFILAGIITTLFCMKGFCGWICPVGTFLDSLTFIREKIVGQNVPDINMPPKLKFILENFLYLIKFGTTVALVYFIVRLPGQIMPMIYQSTVLPEDVSLYKFWIDAFDGKHNITLGVIVGILVFSYFIPRFWCRYLCPLGAFYGIFNIFSFLRLKKEDSCTNCKLCNKECPMGLSPYTSKLLNNTRCIACLNAMEKCPNHSLSLSFLGIYKIKPIIYPLILVLLYLGIIGFAVQKDMWTSKLSPRMYAKIFMQHGIMKPWMVELLRKDTKGDSHR; this comes from the coding sequence ATGATCAAGAAGTCTCGTTTTATTATTAGAGCGATATTTTTTGCAATTATGTTTGTTGCTATTATAAAGTATATTTATTTTGTTAATACCGGTCATGGACGATCTGATATAATTGAGATTCTTTGTCCAATTGGTGGATTTTACAGCTTAGTAATGTGGTTTAAAACAGGGTTTGTAGATCATATTCATCCTGCAGGTATGATATTTATTTTAGCTGGTATTATTACTACTCTTTTTTGTATGAAGGGATTTTGTGGGTGGATATGCCCTGTAGGCACATTTTTAGATAGTTTAACATTTATTCGAGAAAAAATCGTGGGCCAAAATGTACCTGACATAAACATGCCACCCAAGTTGAAATTTATACTTGAAAATTTTCTTTACTTAATCAAATTTGGCACTACAGTAGCTTTAGTTTATTTTATTGTCCGCCTGCCAGGCCAGATAATGCCTATGATATATCAAAGTACTGTTCTTCCTGAAGATGTGAGCTTGTATAAATTTTGGATTGATGCTTTTGATGGAAAGCACAACATAACTTTAGGAGTGATTGTAGGAATATTAGTTTTCTCATATTTTATTCCACGATTTTGGTGTAGATATCTTTGTCCTTTGGGTGCTTTTTATGGAATATTTAATATTTTTTCCTTTTTGAGACTAAAAAAGGAAGATAGTTGCACGAACTGTAAATTATGTAATAAAGAATGCCCGATGGGCTTGTCTCCTTATACTAGTAAACTGCTTAACAATACAAGATGTATAGCTTGTCTAAATGCAATGGAAAAATGTCCTAATCACAGTCTGTCTCTTTCATTTCTTGGTATTTATAAAATTAAGCCAATTATTTATCCTTTGATTTTGGTTTTGTTATATTTAGGAATTATTGGATTTGCAGTACAAAAGGATATGTGGACGTCTAAATTAAGCCCACGGATGTATGCAAAAATTTTTATGCAGCATGGTATTATGAAGCCCTGGATGGTAGAGTTGTTGAGGAAGGATACAAAGGGCGACTCTCATCGCTAA